The nucleotide sequence ttcttcctccccctctgacAGGGCTCGCCAGGAACTTCTGCCTCTGGGAATGACGAATGCTCCCCGCTACCAGgcgggtggaggaggcagctgtccCACTAATGGTTTTGTTTAGTTTCTTGGCAAACTCTCCTTCATTCAACCTCCCGGCGTCCAGGAGCCAGGTCTAATTAGAAGAGTACCAGGCTCACCCTTCTCGCGGAGAAACGCATTAGTCAGAGATGAAACAGCACACAGCgtgccgggagcccgggagggcgGTGGGTGCGGACCCTCCCTAAAATGTGGAGAGCCTTTGATGCCTGAAAGGAAGGCTAGAACTGGCCGCGTTCGGGAGAGGGGGACGGGGACGCGGGGTAGCGTTGACTTGGTTAGAGGCCAGAACTAAGTGCATAAATGATGCTCATTGAACAGGGCAACAGAGTCAAGCAAAGTGTTCCTTACGACTCTGCAAAGCCTCCGGTCAGGGTAACAGACAAAGGGCCGAAAGCTTCCCCGAGCCGGGGACAGAATCTCCAGGCCCCGCAGCGCGAGTGCGCGGGAGCGCGCGCAGGCGGGGGAGTGGCACCGAAGAACCCAGGTTGGTGGCAGAGGGAGTGGTCAGTTTGGGGGGCGTGTGGTGCACCCGGAATTGCGGTCACGGTAACCGGTGGCCCACCCTGGAATCAGCTCTGTAGCAACAGTGCTGCAAGCTTGTGCTCAACTCCAGCGGCTGCGCCCAGGGCGGCCAGAAGTGCGGGGTGGAATTGCAGCCCCGAGCagcggaggggcggggcgcgggccggggcgggcgggcaggtaggcggggcgggccggccggGTGAGGACGCGGGGCCTATAAAGTGCTCGCTGCCCCCCGAGGCGGCGCAGTTCAGTGGGGCGGGTGCTAGGTGGGTTGGCACCCAGCGGGGTGCGGATCGCTGCTGGGGTCTGCAGGTCCCCGAGCCCCCGAGGGAGCAGGCTCCGGCGGAGAGAGTCTGCCTCCTTTTACCCCCTGACTCCTTTTACCCCGCAGCGGTGCCAGCGAGCGCATCGGCCTCAGCCGACTCCCGGCAGGTGAGCCAGGCGGCGGCCTGGATGTGGGGTGCGCAGAGGCGGGGGCCTGTGGTGCCCCGGCCGGGCCGTGGAGGGGGCTGAGCTCCGCGGGACGAGTCGTCTAACTTTGAATGAGTTTCAGGTCGTGGCAGAACTTGGCGTCTCCGCTCGCGAGACTGCAAACTTGAGTTGCAGGGACCGGTTCCTTCCCTTGGGAAAAGGAGTGCTGGGCTGGTTCGTTCTGGGGACGCGGGGCCTTTTAGGGGCCTCTCGGCACGTCTTTCCGGCTCTTGCAAATCTGTCCTTGTGGCCTCCTTTTTTTCCAGCGCCCCAGGCCGTTCTGCCCCGCGAGGGAAACGGAGCCGTTGACCATGGTTGCAACTGGCAGTTTGAGCACGAAGAACCCGGGCAGCATTTCAGAGGTGCTGGACCACGGCTTCTACCCGGGGAGCCTGATAAACGGTGAGTTTCCCAGGGCCCGCCTCTCCCTGCTCCGAAGGTTGCAGCCCCTCTACAGATGGGATCGGATTGGCAGGTAGGCGGTGTCGCCCCTTTCCTCAGCGGAGCTGCCACAAAATCCATCTGAGGAAACTTCTTTCCAAGCTTTCTAGCAACTTCTGACCATGGTagagagaaacaaaaagtagcacaataaaaagataaataaataaataaataaataaataaataaataaatactgaggGCTGCATAGGTCTGGTATGTTGCTAACAGGCTTTTTGGGGTGAAAAGTTGTGTAGGTTCCTGACCCTACTTGGTTGTAAAGTTTTGGTGAATTTTAAGTGTTCAGTTATGTATGTTTCAACAAGTGTCATCACCCTGTAGTCACTACCATGACCCTCTCTCCCCAAATGCCCATGTACCTATTTGCCATCaattccccaccctccctcccccctgttTACCTTTGCCTCCAGagtttcatgtaaatggaatcatatagtatgtactcTTTTGTAACTGGTTTCTTTCCCGCAGCTTAATTCTTTTGAGATCCTCCCGTGGTTGTTGCTTATATCAGGATGTgctcctttttattgctgtgtagtattctGTTTGTGGACATAGCCATTATTCTGTTTTTAATGCCAGAAGACAAGGTTAAGACTGCAGTGATGCTGGTCATGCTGCCACTTgccattttaaacagcagtttccAAGTTCACACGTTGCTCTGCCGTGAGGAGCGGTGTGGGCCTAGGCCAATGGCTGAAGACCTTTGGGCCCTCCTCATTGAGAAGGCAAAGTGGCTGATCTAATTTTATAGGCCAACTCTAAAATCTCCATCTTCAGCATATGAAGCCTTATAATTTGGATTGCATGcgtttatttagttatttaaaaacaaaaacaatgatcCAAGAGAATACACATGTGGGGAAACCACAACAGCCAATGAGGATGACGTAGGCTTAGGGAAGAGAGCCCGCAGGACCTCTGCCTGCACCCAGTTGACTGTGTGTATGGCATCTTGCCAAGTGGTAGGATTAATTTGGAAGGTAGGTGACCAAATGCAGACCTATCTCTCTTCCTTGCGCAAATCTAATTTTGTTTTCCTAGGACTATTTTGTTTTGGTTGGCCACGGAAAACTACCCAGCTAGTTATAAATATCCTGGTGGACCTCAAAGGTCTTCTTTGAGCAATTTTTAATCAGAGAGGTTGAAGCTAAAATTGGAATTTACAGGCCATTCCAGTAAagacttttaaagaaagaaacagattTAATAACTATTTAATATAGCTCATCCAACTCATCTTCAAATTCATCACGTAAGAACCATAGCAAAAATGTggtattttaaagcaataaactCATATATTCTTAGAGTCAGAAGGTAACAGttccttagttttaaaaaaaaatgtatataaccaTTTTTACTCTAGAAGTAATGTATGTTCCctgtaaaataaatagaaaagtttcCTAAGCAAGTAAAGGagcaagaaatgaaagaaagtcactaataatctagGATACCCATAGATTTTTGATCCATAGCCtttaagattgtgtgtgtgtacacataaattttaaagaatggtTGTATCCTATCCACTCTATTTGTCAAAAcctttatttcataaatgagaggttaaatgacttgctctACTAGTATTAACCCACTAGTTAATAGCAAAGTGAGATCAGCTGATCTAATATTGGATAAATATTGGAAACAGGTAGATGTGGTAGAGACCAATGTTGCTATCTTGGTATGTTTTTCCTGCTcctggatttctttatttttttacttcaaactTCTATTTTCTACAGATTTTGACTACTGGGATTATGTTGTTCCTGAACCCAACCTCAATGAGGTAATATTTGAGGAGACAACTTGCCAGAGTCTGGTCAAAATGCTGGAGAACTGTCTGTCCAAATCCAagcaaaccaaactgggttgctCCAAAGTCCTTGTCCCTGAGAAACTGACCCAGAGAATCGCGCAGGACGTCCTCCGCCTCTCCTCCACGGAGCCCTGCGGCCTGCGAGGGTGTGTCCTGCACGTGAACATGGAAGTGGGCAATGTATGTACAAAGCTGGATAGGATTGTGTGCGACTCCACTGTGGTGCCCACTTTTGAGCTTACACTCGTGTTTAAGCAGGAGAACTGCTCATGGACCAGCTTCAGGGACTTTTTCTTTAGTCGCGGTCGCTTCTCATCCAGCCTCAGACGAACTCTGATCCTGAGCTCAGGATTTCGACTTGTTAAGAAAAAGCTTTACTCCTTGATTGGAACGACAGTCATAGAAGAGTGCTAAgagggaaacattttaaaaggtcCTTTTTATGATTGGGTAATAAAACTCTGCAGCTGCTCAGTTACAGTCATTGTAGTTTGCCCTGCCTGCTTTCAACGAAAAACCCCAAATCAAGTTCTTCTGTATTTCATAGTCACAGCAACCCCAACTAAAAAGATTATTCTGTGGCTTTTTGAGAAATGACCCTCATGTCTgcattataccttttttttttttttttttaacaaaatggaatggaatgaaatggagtaaggaaggaaaaggagccaTCCACTTTAGCTTTGTATTTGACCACACGAAGTTTTCCATGTAGTCTTGCTGATAGACTATTAAACCAACTTTGTGTAGTTTGATTTTcatattgctttttttctgtaagttttcaGAGTGATCCTATCAATCACAGAATCTTACTGAGTGATGTTTAGTCCATCAATACTTCCAGAAGCCCACACCACCAATTCCCTGCCCCTACCCTAATTTGAAGGGTGCTTATACAGGAGAATAGAATTAAGTGGGTGAGCATAATTAACACTTAACCCCATGCAAGAGTGAATAAGAAACCATCAGGAAAACAGAACTACTTCACTGgttgttgggtttttgttgttgttgttgtttttgcattCTCTCCACTCTTCTGGGTGTTTTTGTTCGTTTGCtttagtgtgtgtttttaaacatgttttattgatttttagaggaagggagagagagaaacatccatatgagagtgaaacatcgattggctgcctcctgcatgccccctaccagggatcaaacccgaaactcaggcatgtgccttgactggggatggaaTAAGCAACCTTCCGTGCACAGGAAGatgaccaaccaactgagccacaccagcagggttTCACTCTTCTGTTCTAAAGAGGTGGCATAAACTGAAGCTGCCATTTATAACTACAGTATTGTTTTAAATAACTTCATGGACAATATAAACTCAGTTTTTCTAGTGCTCAAGTGTTGAATGATACctttaaactagaaaaaaaatggaaaatgttaagCTGTTATTTTGCATatagttgatttctttttttttttttatgtgaatgaATATGGAGATAGGACATGCATTCTCAGTTCTCATCCCTTCCTCATTCGTTTGATAATCTAGCTTCTTTTCACTATTATGTATGCTTAATCTCAGATGAACCCTCCTACCAGTCAGTGTTATCTCATCCCTAGCCTCTCCTATGAACCCAACTATCTTTACCCATTCTTCAAAGGAGATAGCTGTAGACTACCACTTTTCATTATTAAGATGTGTCTATTACAACAGACTAGAGAATGAAAGCCAGGATGGAACCCAGCTTTCTTCAACCTAGGATACCTGTCCCTAGGGAACAATAAAGGCCTTATGTTTTTCTTGTTCTTACTGCCTAGATCATTAGTCTTTTTTATGCTAATGAGAGAATGTAACCTCCACACTACAGTGTTCATTTCTGCAAGTCCTTCACATCCTTACTATGGGTCATGAATAAGGACTTTATTTACATCCTCTGTCCAAGCTATTAGCATCAGTTTACATACCTGAGGGTGGTAGGGACTGATGGCTTCATCCTGGTGCAACTCAAAAGCAGGTAGATCCTGTTACTCTAACTATGGGTGACCTAAAACTTCACTACTCAAATCATAGAGCCCTCTCTAGGACTAGGCCAGCGTAAGTCAACCTTGTGTTGCATGTCTATTATTAGTTAGGTTCTGAAGGTCACTGATTCTGTGGGCGAGGCTTCTCCAGCAGGATGTAGAGCTGTTGTCCCTTTTCCTCTAAACAGTTGTCTTTTATGTTCACAAAGTGGTGATAATGGCTTATGGAGACCTTTACTTAATATTTCTGTTAAAGGAAATTAAAGTTTGTCTATTTTTGACAATAAAgcatcatatatttttaatcttttgtccTCTTTGTCTTTTCTGAGTTTTATTCAATGATCACCCTAAAATATATTTGACAGTATTTGAAGGAAAATGACAAAACATTTATCTATCACTTAAGTGTTTTGCTtcataatttttcaaatacaaaagTACATTTTATACGGAGACAATAATTTGAGCTCCTTTGGCAACtacctttaaaaacaacaactcatggTATGAAGGCTGTTCCTATAGTTTTCCTACTGCCCAAATGCAAATATACCAAATTGGGAGAtcagtgtacatttttatttttatcagaataTTCTATTTGAATCATGTCTTTCTAGTGTCACTGTTATTCATCTTACCTGTCCTTTCTGTTTCAAATTTTTGGTCATTAGCTCATATTTCTTACTACATAACACGTTTAATAAGACTTGCTAACTGgtgggcactgttctaggtgctttaTATAAATTCTTTCATTCCTCACAAGAGTCCTATGAAATGAAACTActgtcatctccattttatagataagtgcacagagaggttaagtaacctgcccaatGCCACCAAGTTAAGCAACAGAGCCAGAGTATAAAACCAAGCCAACTGCTGCCTCCAAAAGCCCAAACCAGCAGCACAGAGACCACATCCACAGAACCAAGAGTCTGCAAAAACAATGTCAGAAACATTTTCCCCTAAACTCAAAGTACAATTCCTATGGTGATTTCTTGTCAggtaggaaaaaggaagaaactacagtACTGACAATATTCCCCATTCACTGGAGCAGAGCTGTGCTTAGAATAAGAAGTCCAAATGTTTAAAAGATGCATTTCAATCCTTCCACCTTCATGCCTATCCTATACAATtagccttaaaaaataaatgtaatctgTGCCCTAGCTAtctttattgagaaataaatttgttagCTACAGTGTGTGATGGCCTCCTAAAATAATGAAATGCCTTATTTTCCTCTTATTAGTagaaaaataccattttatagtaatgataccattgtaattaacccagttattaattaatagaaaaggagcaaagaggAGGCTGGATAATATAGACATACAGTTtgtgccaggaagctgcagcttAGCACTCTCCATGTCTGTCCCCTGCAGATCCTGGGGATCCTGGGAAAAGGGactgaagagagaaagaatagacacatgcccagtaaggtctgaataACATAGGAAAGGTGATTATCtgccagtcacacctgggagcaggtcattGGCCAAAATGGACATGGCCACTGTAAGAGACCAAATCTGGAATACGTAAGCTCCTGAACAAAGGGAGTTCCTCTTGcccttctctcttgctgctcACTCCTGACTCCTGGCTTGCAGGGCCCTCACACCCTGCACTGGCCCTCGGCCACATGGACCCCACACAATAGACTAATGGaatgcaactagcctgatgctctgCTGGACTCAGCTCCACCATGAAACggaaactttggacactggctttgcttctagctctgctaaAGCCCTAGCTGTACCTTTTTCAGGACTGGTTAAAGGGAAATAGGACTTTAGAAATCGCGGGTTATAACTTCACACTGATAAAATCACTGATTCTCCCGTGGGagttttagaaaattctttttctcaagatatcataACCTGACCCCCAGAacccagtggagaaagggatacCCCACTTCTACTGGTAGACACCCCACTTCCACTAATAACAGAAATGGATTCAATATCCTGAATCTATTTCTCCAATGTTCTATATCTTCATGGAGTCAGCTTCATATTGCACTATGGACAGTTTCCCATTTGCATAGTAGAAGGatgtacaaatataaaattcttagGTCTACTACATTCAGTTTTCAGTGATCTATATTGGTTTAAACAAATGATAATAACAAAAGCCCAAGGCATATTGGTGGCACATGAGGGAATGAAGGGTACATGGTCATGAGCATCATGCAACTATTCAAAACCCCAGACTCTCGCCTAGACTCTGCTATTGATTGTTGACTCATAATACTCCACTGGGTCCTCTGAATCTGCCACAGACTAGAGGAGAGAGACTGAGGGATCTTATAGAGACttaggaaccaggtggaggagtgATGGACATGACTTCTGTCTACATCCCACATAGAACTCAGTCACGTGGCCCCATTAAATTGAAAGAAGAGCTGCGAAATGTGGCTGAAAGGTGTGCTTAGGAAGAAATGAGCTTGATGAACTGTTTCTGACACACAGGAAGAGGCAAGTTACTAGTAGTCTCTGAACTAATAGAGAACCCAGACACAGACCTACACATATATGGAAAGTTGGTTTACAGCAGAATTGTACCTTTAGATAAATGGGTAAAGAAAGGATGGTGTTTTCAATAATTGGCACTATAATAATCATTTATCTAcatggcaaaaaatgaaattggatgCATATACATCAAGCATAAATATCAATTACAGGtttattaaagaattaaatatgaaggagaaactttcaaaagagaatataatttttatgattttgatgtaaggaaagatttcttaaagaagacgcaaaaatgaaacttccatttatCACATAACActataaagagaataaaaatacaagtcATGAACTGGAAGAAAGCATCTTCTACAATTATAACTCAAAAGGAGTTAATACCAGAATATGTTAAATATGTTCTGAATTCCTCcaaaacaattagaaaaacaaacaacccaaaagaaaaaatataggcaAAAGCTTTGTATAGGCATGCTACTGTAAAGGACACTCACATGGCtgacaaacacatgaaaagatgctcaatctaactagtaatcagggaaatgcaaactacAAGCACAATAAGGCACTTGTAGTTTGGTTAAAGGGAAATAGGACTTTAGAAATCGCGGGTTATAACTTCACACTGATAAAATCACTGATTCTCCCGTGGGagttttagaaaattctttttctcaagatatcataACCTGACCCCCAGAacccagtggagaaagggatacCCCACTGTGGATAACACATGTGGGATAACACATCCacattggtaaaaaaaaaaagttcaacatCTGGTCATTCAGATGTTGGTGAAGATATGAAGGGAAAAATACTCCCTGCAACATGCCCATATATGTGAATTCAGTCTGGCATAATTTTGTAAAATTGAAAATAAGCATATTTTATGAGAAtacaattccatttttagttatcAAATCTAAACAAGTACACCGCtgccttattttttaattgccatCTAAAATTTTCACCctaattacaaataatttttacccTCATTACAAGTAATGTTAACTTTCAGGGTGTGGTAAatattgatcttttaaaataaaaacagttacaACACCTTGTTAAATGTTTCCAATGGAATGTGAATAGCACAGTAATTTAACaccaaattttatttagaaaacactAAAATAAGGTTTTCAACAGTAtacatttttcagtgtttcttctTAAAGTCTAGGTTTCTACTGAATTTTACCTTTCTGTTATCTATTTTAAGTTTGACAGTCATTAGTATTTCTtctctacaataaaaacaaaatgataaattaaaattcatttgttaaatgtTCTGTAATCATAAGGCTCTGTTAATTTTTTGACTGAGTTAACTTTACAAATAATAGAGCACAATGATCAAAACAACATTGCATATGCTTTAAAACTTTCTAAAACtattaaacacaaaaataatatccCTTAGTGAGATGAATTTAAATTAGttaatttatacataaatattgttttattactAGAATTAGAAGATTAACTACCATTTCCTATTTTTTGTTTCTATGGATATAAACTCAGAAAATATATTCTTCATATCATTAAGTATATGGGAATCGAGAAGATTTGGTTATTATTACAATATCAAGTAGTAATCAATCTTTGAGCTACCTTCAAGATATATGTCAAAATCACACAAATATCTATCaccaaaagtatttaaaataatcaatgcaCAGATAATTAAATTAGATTTTCTTTCAATGTTGTTGAAATCAAAGACTAAAAACCACCTGATTGGCAAAAGGACTTGTTACTTTGGTATATTAGTCTGCTCAGGATGCCTTAACAAAGTACTACAGATTGATCGGCTTAAACAATAGGAATTAATTTCCTCATAGTTCTGGTGAACTAGAAGtgtgagatcaaggtgttggcagggttggttttgATGAGGAACTCcagaagttaaaattttttacttCAGTTATATAGTTAATAGGCTTGGTGATTAATGCATGTAGAAAACTGTTGTTCCAGGAACTGAAATGTGTGACCGGACCTACCCTGACTCCAGGAGACCTGCAAGCAATTCCACCTTTGCACCCCAGGAGGACCGCAAGTGATCAAGAGGGTATCTGAGCCACTGTGCTCCAGGGAGAGAACATCCAGGACAAAGATAAAAAGTCACTGGTCCGTACATAAAGGGATGCTCAGAAAATTGCTGGACTGTATCTTTTTTCTGATTAATCTTTTTCTTGAATTCCAAACCCATTACCTATACTTTTCTTCTCCATATAAAAAAGTTCGACTTGAGATGAGATATGACGGTCTTTGGGGTACATAACCCACCATTTGGCATCCATAAAGATTCAATTGTTCTCTCTATTTATTGGTTCTGGTAGTGACAGATCACAGGAACACAGACTTTTCCTGTTTCATATTCCTCTGAGACCTCTCTCCTTGTCTTGTTGATAGCAGTCTTCTCCCTTGGTCTTCACATTGTCTTCCCTCTATACTGTTTGTGTccaaatctcctcttcttataggacaccagtcatattggattagggcccaccctaatgacctcattttaacttcattATCTCTTTCAAGACTATATCATATTGAagttaaagacttaaacatatgaAATTTGGGGTGGAGGGACACGAACCAATTGGAATAGCCTaggtgggagaggagaagagTCTAAACTAGAGATGACTAgatataaagaagagaaaaaagaagttaCCAGTAAACCTCTGGTATTTAGGTTTTTCTGCTGCTTGTTAATATAGACAGTAAAATCATCACCCAGAATAGGTAATGAGTACCTATAGAAGCTACCAGAAAACTAACAGCTGCGGATCTTATATATGGCATCATTTCTCTATTAATAACTGCTTTAGTTGGAGTTCCCTGGAAAGAGTCTGGGATGGAGATTTGTAAGCAGAAGGTTAATGCCCTTTTGATCAACACCTCtagacaagagaaggaaatagAACTGACTAAGCAAAGGAAATAGTTAACAGTTGATACTGTCTCCTTGAAAGGCCTTCACGTGATCTCTCAGGAAGCTCTAGAGTTAGACTGCCCTTCAGAGTTATTTCCCCTGAGATAAGAGGCTTTGACTTTTATCCTTTCCTTCATTTACCAGACTTCAAAAACTAGCTGCCTAAGATAGGTATGCATGACTTTGGACAAGGTGGTCCTCTTCAGCTGAACGCAATTCCTGAGGTGTTTACTCAGCTTTGAGCAGACAGCCACCAACATTTCCAACAGTTTGGGTGATGCCAGCCTCAGATATGAAGAAGGGATTTGAGTGACACGTTGCAGTATCCACCCCAGTCCATCACTTGTGACATTTAGATCCATTTGTCATATAATAAATTCTGGGTCCAACTCTTGCAGGATTTTGTCTGGTCTCTTTTCCTAGAGAAATGGATAGAGGAAGGTTAATGAGACAAACTGAAGCCCTGCCACTGCAAGTGGTCTCAATGCCACAGCTGAGCATCGGTTCCTTCTCTACAACTGTTCCAGATGCCCCTTTCCTAGTTGGCTGACTTCCTAGTGGGTGACTCAGACCCTCACTACTGAGAGGTCTGAGCTCAAGGTCAACATGACCTTGGGGCATGCTTGCTGCACTTGTCCATTACTCTTGGATGTTCCCATTATAATTCTTACCCTAAAAGTCAAAGCACCAATATGTTCTGCCAACTACCAAATATGCCCATGGGAATTACACATTTGTGATCTAAATTATGCATTTGTGCTTCTCATACTAAGCACATTCATGAGTCCAATAGATACATTCTGAGCTGGACCTGGGCCAGGACTCCAGTTCTGGAAACTGAATGGAAGACTGTGACTATTAGAATGTCCACCTTCAAGAAAGGGACAGGACTTCAGATGACGGTAATTACTGTAGAGGGGCTCAGCTGACAGTTGGCATCACCAACACTCCCAGCAGCTAGGGGAAATGAGTTCCCTAGACCTAGTTGGTGCACTGTGGTATGTCATCCATTTCAATCCTTTTCAGATGAATGCAGAAAGGTGGAAGTGAGAAGTGAAAGTTTAGTTGCAATGATGGAAAAGGGAGAAATCtaagaatgttttaaattttaaattatcagaCTTCCTCTCTTaactctgtctccatctccaagGATAACTTACAATGTTATGTTTTCAGGCTCTTGTGGATTAATTATGATATATCAAACCCAAGTCTAACTACCATGTTATGTGTCTATAATTAAACAAAGGAAGTGTTTACCAATGAAAGGGATTTGCTAAGGTCTCATAGATTTGTAGTAGGTGGAGAGAACAGCTGGAAAATTCTGACCTGACTGACGGAAAAGGGCATAAGACTAACTCCCTAAATGACAGTACTAGCTCTCCAAACTGTTGCATGCCCTCAACTTCTCCACTTATGATCTTAGGTAGGATGAAAAACAACCAGACCGTGagaaaactgctttttttttatCATCGGTTCTCCAAATGTGAGGCGGACCAGTTGAAATAAAGGCCCAAAATAACAGAATGTGTACAGCACCATACCAGACGGCCTCTTCAGTTCCTGTGGGGGCGAAGCATACTTTATGGCTGGAGTTACAGAAATGCTGGTGTTCACTACCACAGCCCAAGTTCAAGGCTGCTCTGGATTCAAAGTCCTGAGAAGTGCTGCTTTCATTCTTTATGATAATCAACCTAACTGCTGTGCATTCAAACCCTCCCATCTATCAGCATTTAAATCATGGGAAAGAGGAgagtattattcattttttaaaaattgttcttattGCTCGCAGACTGGCATACGTTGTTTCTCTTTAATAAGCAGAAAAAGCGACAATAAATCCAGTTGGATGTTGATATAAACTATGGGATTTTGGCCTCTGAAGTGTCAGTAGAAAAACAATGAACGAGGTTGTAATGGAAGAAAAGTATTTCTGGGATTCAAGCGTTGTCATTATGAGTTTGTTTGTCTTTATACTCTGAGTTTACAGAGTATtacaataaatta is from Eptesicus fuscus isolate TK198812 chromosome 2, DD_ASM_mEF_20220401, whole genome shotgun sequence and encodes:
- the DDIT4L gene encoding DNA damage-inducible transcript 4-like protein is translated as MVATGSLSTKNPGSISEVLDHGFYPGSLINDFDYWDYVVPEPNLNEVIFEETTCQSLVKMLENCLSKSKQTKLGCSKVLVPEKLTQRIAQDVLRLSSTEPCGLRGCVLHVNMEVGNVCTKLDRIVCDSTVVPTFELTLVFKQENCSWTSFRDFFFSRGRFSSSLRRTLILSSGFRLVKKKLYSLIGTTVIEEC